In Thermodesulfobacteriota bacterium, one DNA window encodes the following:
- a CDS encoding pyridoxamine 5'-phosphate oxidase family protein, whose amino-acid sequence MKLSEYFEKTQGRGVIATADADGKVGMAIYGRPHFISERTVAFIMADRLMHKNLQSNPKAAYLFMEDKPGYVGKRLYLTKLKEEKDTVLIEQIRRKDPCPAYTVYKDRTKYLVYFRIDKVLPLIGDKK is encoded by the coding sequence ATGAAGCTCAGCGAATATTTCGAGAAGACCCAGGGTCGGGGCGTGATCGCCACAGCGGATGCCGATGGAAAGGTCGGGATGGCCATTTACGGAAGGCCCCATTTCATCAGCGAAAGGACGGTCGCCTTCATCATGGCCGATCGGTTGATGCATAAGAACCTCCAGTCGAACCCCAAGGCCGCCTACCTCTTCATGGAGGACAAGCCGGGCTATGTCGGAAAGAGGCTCTATCTGACCAAACTGAAGGAAGAGAAGGACACGGTCCTGATCGAGCAGATCCGCAGGAAGGATCCCTGTCCCGCCTATACCGTTTATAAAGACAGGACCAAATATCTCGTCTATTTCCGCATCGACAAGGTCTTGCCCTTGATCGGAGACAAAAAATAG